The sequence CTTCTTTTGATGTATATTTTTCCCAAATATGCATCTTTTCTAAACAGATACATTAAGTCTGTGTTCAAATAAGTTTTTCATTACAGCATCAGAAAATGTATGCCCAAGCATCAGTTGCAAAgtgtccattattttcagtgtAGCAGCACTGGATATTCAATTACAGAACACTTAATTACAAAGGATTACAGCGGGAGGGGAGCTATACTTTGCTCACTGAGCGCTCTAGCTTCTAATCCAGGGCTAAAAGCTCACCCAGCACTCTCTAATCACAGTGCTGGGGGTGTAGGATAGTGAAATCTTAAAAAGGAGCAAGCTCACACTGCCTTCACTCTTGCAAGTTCTGTCTCTCAAAAAGAGACTGGTGGCATTTACTCAGCTTGTGTTTTGTTTCCTTCACAGTATGCTGTCCAGTCTTATACATGTTTCCCAtcctttcccaatcaatcccactTTCATCCTTATACAACCATATAATAATTCTTTCCCCACCCTTCATTTTAGTCCTTTTTTAGACTAGCTTTGCATTTTACTTACATCTGTGTTGTTTTTTGTGTCTGTATTTATTAGTAGCTTCTTGTGCGTGTTTAAGTCTTGTGAGCACATTATACACAGTCAGTGCACAAGCATGTTACAATGTAATATTACATACAACACTGCAGTACaatctttattattttttttaaaagcaaacttacAACCAGGATAAAAAGCCCCGGAACTACCTGTCTGATATGTGACAGGATTAATACCTTCTTGAGGGACTATCAATGCCTCCAAATTTCTTGCACCTATGTGAAAAAAGCAAAAAGGAAACCAAAGCAACCCTAATGCAAGTGAATGAGAATACAAGATTCAGATTTCCAGATTGGCTTTGGATAAATCTTAACCTGGGCTGTATCAGGCCCCGAACTGGAtcgttgggggggggggcttgcacagccctagtttaCATATTGTTCTGAGAGCCATCAATTGAGAAACATACATTTATGAGTAATTCCTTGGCCTACTTTGAAACAGAATAAATTCTGACATATGTTAATTTTTCTTTAAAGGTAATAAAAAGAACACATGATGAAACTATCAACAGACCAAAAGTATAGTCTTATATTCAGTCTGACAGTTACACGTAGAATGTTTTCCATAATTACTCTAGATATGAAGTTGCATTTTCTAAAAAGTGGACTTCATTATCAAGGTATTCCAAGATCACATTTCCACCATTACTTAGCAGGGATTCTTTGCTGTTTATCCAAGATGCTAAAGTGTGGTCCAAAGGCAAAGCTTCTCCAGACACTGGGTGGCAGAGTCGTAATTTCTGAAATTCCAGAAGGGAAAATATCCTGTGGTTAATTCATagctttataaataaaataaaaggattgGAATAATTAAAAAAGAGTTGCTTCAATTGACTTACCTTAGCCGTAGTTTTGTTGTTATCATTTTTTAGGTTTGCCAGGGAAGCTGCAAAATCTGTCACTCTGCCGATGCTCCAGTTACTACTAAAGAACATGGGCTGGCTTTTCTCCTTGCTCTCTTTAGGTAAAAACACTTGAAAGTAGATTCTCTCTGTCTGAGACAGAaaaaagcatttatgaggttttagaaatgggtattttgtcaCATACTCCTCAGAAAGGAACTCTAATGAAGAATCAGGGTCAAATAAACCAGGGAGAATGGGTGAAAAACACTTACTATGTGCCCGCTCTTGCTGGAAAACAGATGAAGTACCACACCCACAGACACAGGACATCCTGTCTGTGAGAAAGTTTCCAGAAGAGAGGAGGGCAAAGGAAATGCCAAGTGCCTACTCCTGCTCCAGCTGGGATGGTATCATTAATCTCATATCTTTTTATTTTAAGTGTGTggcttttaatatatttgttggattttatttatattgtgaGCTTTGAGGACTTCAATtgaaaagcaggatacaaatgcGCTAAATAAACGGCAGCAAGCTAGAATccacacatcccccccccccatttcagggGTTTCCACCCCAGAGCATATGCTACATTTGTACAGAATTTAACATATAAAGCTGCTTTAGTTTCAAAGATAAATGAGGCTGTGGGAAGGGGATTTTACTGATCAGGAATGCCGTTTCCTTCAAGCCCTccaattattttcatttttaaagttaACTCTCTTCCTTGTCCAACATACGTGATTTACTTTTTCATACAACAAAAACGTTTTCTCTCATTATAGCTTTAGTTTCAAGATGCTTcaaggacccccccccccaaaaaaagcctcCAGAAACACTGGGATGTCAACATGAATGCCATAAAATATACTACTTGAGGAGTATAATAAAGAGTATTATGATGGGGAGTTGGCATCTAGCCATGTcgggaggaccacaggctccccatccctgctctacaagGAGAGTGTAGGCTTCGCTCTCTCTCACTTGCATTCCATCTTCAGAAGGCAGgaggttcacacacacacccaacattaGGAAACCCTGATAAGAATGTATTTTTCTGTTCTAAGGGAGAATAAATGCAACAGCATAAATACAGAAATTACTTTTATTTAACTAAATATGGCAGTGTCACAAATGTGTATGATACATGAAGATAAAAGAGTGTGACTTACCTGTGGCAAGGACTTATCCCCACATGCATGCATTTTCAGTTTCATTAGGGCCACCTTTGCTGCTGTTTCACTGTTCTTGGCTCCTCTGCATCTTTTATCCACTGTGGCTTCGTTCTTAGAACCTAAGATTTATGCATGCACTCATTTTAGTAAATATTACCAGTCCCTTTTCAAAACTGGTGTACTGGAAGAATGCAGCCTTCTTTTGCACTGATACATAggataaaaacttttctctgatCTCCAAGTAGGATATGTTGGTTGCTAGTCTACATGTGTAATTGAGAATGGGCAGTACCAATATCTAAAAGTAGAGGGGGAGCTCAGGTTTGAAAGAaaccatggcgcagagtggtaagcggcggtaacgcatccgaagctctgctcatggccggagttcgattccaacgaaaggaggaagttgaatctccggtaaaaggggtcgaggtccactcagccttccatccatccgtggtcggtaaaatgagtacccagcatatgctggggggtaaagaaaggccggggaaggaactggcaatcccacgccatatatacggtctgcctagtaaacgtcgcaagacgtcaccctaagagttggaaatgactcgcactacaagtgcggggacacctttacctttttaaacaaTTGCTATTAAATTACAGTACTTGTGGGAATGCAAGTGGTACTTCATAGATTTGGTTAGCACTCACACAACAGTATTTTGTCATTAAGAGGATGCAATATGTTATTAGGAAAATGTCGTACAATGGTTTATTCCTGCATAGGTTTTCCACTTGCGTCTCATGGGAATTAAATCCAGAGATAACTTAAGTAT is a genomic window of Rhineura floridana isolate rRhiFlo1 chromosome 1, rRhiFlo1.hap2, whole genome shotgun sequence containing:
- the ZFAND1 gene encoding AN1-type zinc finger protein 1 isoform X2 → MCLQVDYDLWLPYESATSKSICHEPPCSDLANLKSEVKPDHHKSFLCTYKGCDGRELVPVLCPYCEKQFCLRHRHQVDHECEKLEIPKPRMAVTQQLVKEIVGSKNEATVDKRCRGAKNSETAAKVALMKLKMHACGDKSLPQTERIYFQVFLPKESKEKSQPMFFSSNWSIGRVTDFAASLANLKNDNNKTTAKKLRLCHPVSGEALPLDHTLASWINSKESLLSNGGNVILEYLDNEVHFLENATSYLE